A region from the Candidatus Electrothrix scaldis genome encodes:
- a CDS encoding cache domain-containing protein has product MINETGRLYKKEVARIALPSALTILLFVVTLFAIALPVFKSNLLSQKKALISAEVQTVLSMLHHYEQMIASGELSREVGQKLAVDQIREIRYGSAGRGYFWINDTHPTMVMHPRLKHLEGKDMSSYTDSEGRYLFKEFVALAQEEDGGYVQYYWKWKKTPVRIIPKLSYVKLFKPWGWVIGTGVYYEEINEEIGHLTKGLLCISVVIITITLLLSLYIVMNSLDEMKKRLAAEKELNQYKEELEELVEQRTEKLQEAVSQVKVLSGFLPICASCKKIRDDKGYWNQIESYIRKHSEAEFSHGICPDCAAKLYPEICKEE; this is encoded by the coding sequence ATGATAAATGAAACAGGGCGGCTCTACAAAAAAGAGGTCGCCCGCATTGCTCTGCCCTCTGCTCTGACCATCCTTCTTTTCGTGGTCACCCTCTTTGCCATTGCCCTGCCCGTCTTTAAAAGCAACCTTCTCTCCCAAAAAAAAGCCCTCATTTCTGCTGAAGTCCAAACCGTTCTCAGCATGTTACATCACTATGAGCAAATGATCGCATCTGGCGAGCTTTCCCGAGAGGTCGGACAAAAACTGGCAGTTGACCAAATACGGGAAATTCGCTATGGCTCTGCCGGAAGAGGATATTTCTGGATCAACGATACCCACCCCACCATGGTCATGCATCCTCGCCTGAAGCACTTGGAGGGCAAGGATATGTCCAGTTACACCGATTCAGAAGGCCGGTATCTGTTTAAAGAATTTGTTGCCCTGGCTCAGGAAGAGGACGGAGGATATGTTCAATATTACTGGAAATGGAAAAAAACACCTGTACGCATTATCCCCAAGCTCTCCTACGTCAAGCTCTTCAAGCCCTGGGGCTGGGTTATCGGTACTGGTGTCTACTACGAGGAAATCAACGAGGAAATCGGCCATCTGACCAAGGGCTTGCTCTGCATCTCTGTTGTGATTATAACGATCACCCTCTTGCTTTCCCTGTATATCGTTATGAATTCTCTTGATGAAATGAAAAAACGGCTGGCTGCTGAAAAGGAGCTCAACCAATACAAGGAAGAACTGGAAGAGCTGGTTGAGCAGCGAACAGAGAAATTACAGGAAGCAGTCTCCCAGGTAAAAGTCCTCAGTGGCTTCCTGCCCATCTGCGCCTCCTGCAAAAAAATCCGCGACGACAAAGGATATTGGAATCAGATTGAATCCTATATACGGAAACATTCTGAAGCCGAGTTCAGTCACGGCATTTGCCCGGACTGTGCGGCAAAGCTGTATCCAGAGATCTGCAAAGAAGAATAA
- the def gene encoding peptide deformylase yields MHLKLPFSFTAGKKIISYLHTETKDTVTRYNLPSLLPIMAIREIVTYPAPVLREKAVKIETFDEALRELADDMVETMYAAQGVGLAANQIGIAEQIVVVDTSTQEDERKHIVLINPVISEGEGNVPDLEGCLSVVEYSAKVDRFRKIRVTAQDLGGKDFDFIAEDRFARIIQHEVDHLLGTLFIDRISSLKRSLYKKKLKKILKKQ; encoded by the coding sequence ATGCACCTGAAATTGCCTTTCTCCTTTACAGCAGGCAAGAAAATTATTAGTTATCTGCATACGGAAACAAAAGACACAGTTACCCGATATAATCTTCCAAGTTTACTTCCGATAATGGCTATCAGAGAAATAGTAACCTATCCTGCTCCGGTTCTCCGGGAAAAAGCAGTAAAAATAGAAACATTTGATGAGGCACTTCGCGAGCTGGCTGATGATATGGTTGAAACCATGTATGCGGCCCAAGGTGTCGGACTAGCTGCAAACCAGATCGGTATTGCTGAACAAATCGTGGTCGTTGATACCTCAACTCAGGAAGACGAACGAAAACACATCGTTCTTATTAATCCGGTTATCTCTGAAGGTGAGGGAAATGTCCCTGATCTGGAAGGCTGCCTGAGCGTTGTGGAGTATAGTGCTAAGGTGGACCGCTTCAGGAAGATCAGGGTGACGGCCCAGGATCTGGGCGGGAAAGATTTCGACTTCATTGCGGAAGATCGTTTTGCCCGTATCATTCAGCATGAGGTGGATCATCTGCTCGGTACGTTATTCATTGATCGGATAAGCAGCCTAAAACGAAGCTTGTACAAGAAAAAACTGAAAAAAATATTAAAAAAGCAATAG
- the fmt gene encoding methionyl-tRNA formyltransferase yields MSEPLRIIFMGTPDFAVPSLQALLDCPDQVVAVVCQPDRRQGRGKKLCPPPVKVLAEEAEIPVFQPTCICDDEFMGTISDLQPDLIVVTAYGRILSGRLLNLPRFGTINVHGSLLPKYRGAAPIQWAVINGETETGVTIMQMNEGVDTGDILLSIKLPISEDDTSGTLFPKLADLGGQALLEALSRVKRGELSPVAQDDTLSCTAPMLKKEMGQLDWTKSAKELHCLIRGLDPWPSAYGFIDERRFRFFRPQVIPGEVKEKPGTLCRADKNGVLIATGKDYLLVREIQPEGKKRMCVQACICGMKLPIGEQFT; encoded by the coding sequence ATGAGTGAGCCTCTGCGTATTATCTTCATGGGTACCCCCGATTTTGCCGTGCCCAGTCTTCAGGCCTTGCTGGACTGCCCTGACCAGGTGGTAGCTGTGGTCTGTCAGCCAGATCGCAGGCAGGGACGGGGGAAAAAACTCTGTCCACCGCCTGTAAAAGTCCTGGCAGAAGAGGCAGAGATTCCTGTTTTTCAACCCACCTGTATTTGTGATGATGAGTTCATGGGAACGATCAGCGACCTTCAACCAGATCTGATTGTTGTCACGGCCTATGGGAGAATTCTGTCAGGTCGTTTGCTCAACCTGCCTCGCTTCGGGACTATTAATGTACATGGCTCGCTCCTGCCCAAGTACCGAGGGGCAGCACCTATTCAATGGGCCGTCATCAATGGAGAAACCGAGACCGGGGTGACCATCATGCAAATGAATGAAGGGGTCGACACCGGTGATATCCTGCTCTCAATCAAACTCCCCATCAGTGAGGATGACACCAGCGGCACCCTGTTCCCCAAGCTGGCAGATTTGGGAGGGCAGGCCTTGCTTGAGGCCCTGTCCCGGGTTAAGCGGGGGGAGCTGAGTCCTGTGGCCCAGGATGATACGCTGTCTTGTACTGCTCCCATGTTAAAAAAAGAAATGGGGCAACTGGATTGGACGAAATCAGCAAAAGAGCTGCATTGTCTGATCCGGGGGCTTGATCCCTGGCCTTCTGCCTATGGTTTTATTGATGAGCGGCGCTTTCGTTTCTTTAGACCACAGGTCATTCCCGGTGAGGTCAAGGAAAAGCCCGGCACCCTTTGTCGAGCGGATAAGAACGGTGTGCTGATCGCCACAGGTAAGGATTATCTCCTGGTCCGGGAAATCCAACCAGAGGGTAAAAAACGGATGTGCGTCCAGGCCTGTATCTGCGGAATGAAGCTGCCCATCGGGGAGCAGTTCACTTAA
- the larC gene encoding nickel pincer cofactor biosynthesis protein LarC, translating to MSFLGKKTCFLDCFSGISGNMFLGALLNAGLPLKTLLESLEQLRLPGWELSSAPTVQSGLQATGVQVYTDEASPHRHLSDIRAILEQSAVEPIIVERSLAVFTRLAEAEAHVHNRTPEKIHFHEVGALDAIIDVVGTVAGLHLLGIEEVICSPLPMPGGGWVHCQHGDIPLPAPAVCELLKGIPVYGERLQQELVTPTGAALVAELSSSFGQLPPMTLEQTGYGAGTMQRQDGRPNMLRLLIGRQNTVAEAQQVEVIETHLDDWNPELWPYVAAKLIKQGALDVSLVPIHMKKGRPGVLLRLLADPAQALHLKDVILNETSAIGLRFYTVQRMTLPRTSVDLMTPWGRVQAKQVETSEGIRVTPEYEDCVRLAEQQDIPLQNIYAAVAASRAAVSVHAHKAPPQDIAK from the coding sequence ATGTCGTTTTTGGGTAAGAAGACCTGTTTCCTGGATTGCTTTTCCGGGATAAGCGGTAATATGTTTCTGGGAGCTCTGCTCAATGCTGGGCTTCCCCTGAAAACCCTGCTGGAGAGCCTTGAGCAGCTCCGGCTTCCAGGCTGGGAGCTGAGCAGTGCCCCTACGGTGCAATCCGGTTTGCAGGCCACTGGCGTACAGGTTTATACTGACGAAGCCAGCCCCCATCGCCATTTATCAGATATCCGGGCCATCCTGGAGCAATCCGCCGTAGAGCCGATCATTGTAGAACGATCCCTTGCCGTGTTCACCCGGCTGGCTGAGGCCGAGGCCCATGTCCACAATAGGACTCCTGAAAAGATCCATTTTCATGAGGTAGGTGCCTTAGATGCGATTATTGATGTCGTCGGGACCGTCGCAGGCCTGCACCTCCTCGGTATAGAAGAAGTCATCTGCTCACCTTTGCCCATGCCTGGTGGCGGCTGGGTGCATTGCCAACACGGGGATATCCCCCTGCCAGCCCCGGCAGTCTGCGAATTGCTCAAAGGCATTCCCGTGTATGGGGAGCGTTTGCAACAGGAACTTGTCACCCCCACAGGTGCGGCCTTGGTCGCTGAGTTGAGTAGCTCCTTTGGTCAGCTACCTCCTATGACCCTGGAGCAAACTGGTTATGGTGCTGGTACCATGCAACGGCAAGATGGTCGTCCAAATATGCTCCGTCTTCTCATCGGGCGTCAAAACACGGTGGCAGAGGCACAGCAAGTGGAGGTCATTGAGACCCATCTGGATGACTGGAACCCGGAGCTCTGGCCCTATGTTGCTGCCAAGCTGATAAAGCAAGGTGCCCTCGACGTCAGCCTTGTACCCATTCATATGAAGAAAGGCCGCCCAGGGGTTCTCCTCCGTCTCCTTGCTGATCCGGCCCAGGCCCTACATCTCAAGGATGTCATTCTCAACGAGACCTCTGCTATCGGTCTCCGTTTTTATACGGTCCAGCGCATGACCCTTCCCAGAACCAGTGTTGACCTCATGACCCCTTGGGGAAGGGTGCAGGCTAAGCAGGTGGAAACCTCTGAGGGGATCAGGGTTACACCGGAATACGAGGATTGCGTGCGTCTCGCTGAACAGCAGGACATTCCTTTGCAAAATATTTATGCAGCGGTTGCAGCTTCAAGAGCTGCGGTTTCCGTTCATGCCCATAAAGCTCCTCCGCAAGACATTGCAAAATAA
- a CDS encoding phosphatidylglycerophosphatase A, translating to MDKLFMFIATGAYSGYLPKAPGTWGSLVGVLLWTLGLHRLPPTIYAGVLAGILVVGTAAAGAAEKIVDRGDPGLVVIDEILGQLIALALVPWHPLAAVVGFALFRFFDILKPFPVSWFDQHIHGGLGIILDDVMAGIYAFLVLQGLIWLVGS from the coding sequence ATGGATAAACTCTTTATGTTCATCGCCACCGGGGCCTATAGCGGCTATCTGCCCAAGGCGCCCGGCACCTGGGGTTCCCTGGTCGGGGTACTGCTCTGGACCCTGGGTTTGCATCGACTTCCCCCTACGATCTATGCCGGAGTATTGGCTGGAATTTTAGTGGTCGGCACGGCAGCGGCTGGTGCGGCCGAGAAAATCGTCGATCGTGGTGATCCTGGTCTGGTGGTTATTGACGAAATCCTCGGTCAGCTGATCGCCTTGGCCCTGGTCCCTTGGCATCCTCTGGCTGCTGTTGTCGGATTTGCCCTGTTTCGCTTTTTCGATATCCTCAAACCCTTTCCGGTGAGCTGGTTTGATCAGCATATTCATGGTGGTTTAGGGATTATACTCGACGATGTCATGGCGGGAATCTATGCCTTTCTGGTCCTGCAGGGGCTGATTTGGCTGGTGGGGAGCTGA
- a CDS encoding ABC transporter ATP-binding protein — translation MPSLLEVQNMTHYFGGLRAVHGFNLRIEPGQIHGLIGPNGAGKTTVFNLITGVHTPTEGTLTLAGENIRGKEPHRIASMGIGRTFQNLLLWRHLNVLDHIRLAHYSQLSYGLFGAFFGTPACRRQEQKVKEHCYRLMETFDISQFADQIVDSLPYGAQRRVEMARAMATNPKILFLDEPTAGMTPDELIRMIEIIRQVHREFGVAIFLIEHRMKFVMELCDSIQVLVFGEVIAQGPPESIQNDPKVIEAYLGTEDIH, via the coding sequence ATGCCCTCTCTGCTTGAAGTACAGAATATGACCCATTATTTTGGAGGATTGCGGGCCGTACACGGCTTTAACCTCCGGATAGAGCCGGGCCAGATCCACGGTCTGATCGGTCCCAACGGGGCTGGCAAGACCACGGTCTTTAACCTGATCACCGGGGTGCATACGCCCACCGAGGGCACCCTGACTCTTGCGGGGGAAAATATCCGGGGCAAGGAGCCCCATCGTATCGCCTCAATGGGCATCGGCAGGACCTTCCAGAATCTGCTCCTTTGGCGGCATCTGAATGTGCTGGATCATATCCGGCTCGCCCATTATTCCCAGCTCAGCTACGGCCTGTTCGGGGCCTTCTTCGGTACCCCGGCCTGCCGACGGCAGGAGCAAAAGGTCAAGGAGCATTGCTACCGGCTCATGGAGACCTTTGACATCAGTCAGTTTGCTGACCAGATCGTGGACAGCTTGCCCTACGGGGCCCAACGCCGGGTGGAAATGGCCCGTGCTATGGCCACCAATCCCAAAATCCTCTTTCTTGATGAACCCACTGCGGGTATGACCCCGGACGAGCTGATCCGAATGATCGAGATCATCCGACAGGTTCACCGGGAATTCGGGGTGGCTATCTTCCTTATTGAGCATCGGATGAAGTTTGTCATGGAACTCTGCGACAGTATCCAGGTCTTGGTCTTTGGCGAGGTCATCGCTCAGGGGCCACCGGAGTCCATTCAGAACGACCCTAAGGTCATTGAAGCCTATCTGGGTACGGAGGATATTCATTAA
- a CDS encoding ABC transporter ATP-binding protein, with translation MQLVVENLTVSYGNIRALHGVSFSVEQGEIVTIIGANGAGKSTTLRAISRMIPAEAGSKIDFMGHNILTYPTDKVVSQLGISHVPEGRMIFGNLTVTENLTLAAFARKDKEAVTKDRKWVFDLFPRLEERKDQLAGTMSGGEQQMLAVGRAYISGRKIMLLDEPSMGLAPLLMLDMFESLKEINRTGTTILLVEQNARLALKFAKRGYVLENGKLVLEGKAEDLLDDPAVKKAYLGA, from the coding sequence ATGCAGCTTGTCGTTGAAAATCTTACTGTTTCCTATGGCAATATTCGGGCCCTGCACGGAGTCAGCTTTTCTGTGGAGCAGGGCGAGATCGTAACCATCATCGGGGCCAACGGGGCAGGTAAGAGCACCACCCTGCGGGCCATCTCCCGTATGATACCGGCAGAAGCGGGTTCCAAGATAGACTTTATGGGGCATAACATCCTCACATATCCGACTGATAAGGTGGTGTCTCAGCTCGGCATCTCCCATGTGCCGGAAGGACGGATGATCTTTGGTAATCTCACCGTGACCGAGAACCTTACCTTAGCCGCCTTTGCCCGCAAGGATAAAGAGGCCGTGACCAAGGACCGGAAATGGGTCTTTGATCTGTTCCCGCGCTTGGAAGAGCGCAAAGACCAGTTGGCTGGGACCATGAGCGGCGGGGAACAGCAGATGCTGGCGGTTGGTCGGGCCTATATCAGTGGCCGGAAGATCATGCTCCTGGATGAACCTTCTATGGGCCTTGCTCCTCTGCTGATGCTGGATATGTTCGAGTCCCTTAAGGAAATCAATCGGACCGGAACCACCATCCTGCTGGTGGAGCAGAACGCCCGGCTGGCCCTGAAGTTCGCCAAGCGTGGTTATGTGCTGGAGAACGGGAAGTTGGTGCTGGAGGGCAAGGCCGAGGATCTGCTGGATGATCCGGCGGTGAAAAAAGCGTATCTGGGGGCGTAA
- a CDS encoding ABC-three component system protein: protein MMNLQEAYYDQKFENMFLRAKGNEFQTFFERLMGLAYKADFMACRPWGNIGDRKNDGFLKSERRLFQVYAPNEMKAKDAIDKITEDFEGAKAHWSTYFDKWIFVHNAVDGLPPHVHELILDFEQANPGIVLELWGLEELRVVFRRLSADDCSSWFGPAPTEETKARLGFKDLQPVLESLAGKGIPSDVDVTPVPSGKIEANDLSESVSVLIRSGMSKTPLVSAFLETWYDETLGEKLAVSFREQYKQLRGTMHPNQIFSEFQTWVGGCERGTPEHEMAVLTVLAYYFERCDIFEEPKNEQV from the coding sequence ATGATGAATTTGCAGGAAGCCTACTACGATCAGAAATTTGAAAACATGTTTTTGCGGGCAAAGGGGAACGAATTTCAGACCTTCTTTGAACGGCTGATGGGACTGGCTTATAAAGCGGATTTCATGGCCTGCCGCCCTTGGGGCAATATCGGCGACCGCAAGAATGACGGATTCCTAAAGTCGGAGCGGCGATTGTTCCAGGTGTATGCTCCTAATGAAATGAAGGCGAAAGATGCCATTGATAAAATCACAGAGGATTTTGAAGGCGCAAAGGCGCATTGGAGCACATACTTCGACAAATGGATTTTCGTCCACAACGCAGTGGACGGCTTACCGCCTCATGTTCACGAACTGATCCTTGACTTTGAGCAGGCAAATCCAGGTATCGTGTTGGAACTTTGGGGGCTGGAAGAGCTACGGGTGGTTTTCCGCCGTCTTTCAGCAGATGATTGCTCTTCCTGGTTTGGTCCCGCTCCTACTGAAGAAACAAAAGCTAGGCTTGGTTTTAAAGATCTTCAACCTGTACTTGAATCTCTGGCAGGCAAGGGCATTCCAAGTGATGTAGATGTGACCCCAGTACCATCCGGTAAAATTGAGGCAAATGACCTATCAGAAAGCGTTAGCGTCCTTATCAGAAGCGGAATGTCAAAAACCCCTTTGGTTTCCGCTTTTCTTGAAACATGGTATGATGAAACATTAGGAGAAAAGCTTGCTGTGTCCTTTCGGGAACAATACAAGCAGTTGCGCGGAACCATGCATCCTAATCAAATATTTTCTGAATTCCAGACATGGGTGGGCGGCTGTGAGCGAGGTACACCGGAGCACGAAATGGCTGTGTTGACCGTGCTGGCCTATTATTTTGAACGGTGTGATATATTTGAAGAACCAAAGAATGAGCAAGTATGA
- a CDS encoding ABC-three component system middle component 6 gives MIRFDKDFEQNRALLIVAVRMLVLLSQLKTVSVFWEGMSDILPTKDTRKSSQKGAAMILPNKHLSQERALLTVGAKLLHLLSQPKTISALWDEMSGSLAPEEKRKHALRYDAYVLTLDLLFLIGAIELQEGLLRRCAP, from the coding sequence ATGATTCGTTTTGATAAAGATTTCGAGCAGAACCGTGCCTTGCTTATAGTCGCCGTTCGGATGCTTGTTCTTCTGTCACAGCTTAAAACAGTATCCGTGTTTTGGGAGGGGATGTCGGATATCCTTCCGACCAAGGACACTCGTAAATCGTCTCAAAAAGGTGCAGCCATGATTCTTCCTAACAAACATCTTTCACAGGAGCGGGCTCTGCTCACCGTAGGAGCAAAGTTGCTTCATCTTCTATCGCAGCCAAAGACAATTTCTGCATTGTGGGATGAGATGTCAGGTTCTCTTGCTCCTGAAGAAAAAAGAAAGCATGCGTTGCGTTATGACGCCTATGTGCTTACGCTGGATCTCCTTTTTCTCATCGGGGCAATTGAACTCCAGGAAGGTCTTTTGAGGCGCTGCGCACCATGA
- a CDS encoding ABC-three component system protein, with the protein MIHRIFSSLSTFKELEFHAGLNILIAKKESGSTDKQTRNRAGKTSLIEIIHFLSGANVLKDSIFRSESLKDESFGITFDLNGEKVTAIRSDKEKSKLHVQGSSFLTGRNQLTNSEWITLLGERMFRLQDIADNTGRRPTFRTLFPYFVRRQNSNAFTTPEKQAVMQQPADIQIALLYLFNLDWQIASDWQKVRDREKNLKELKKAAESGALDKLIGKASDLRTSLTVAEARLKEMKERLAEFHVLPRYRELEKEADQLTRQINELVNSNVIDTGTIRDLETAMQSEAPPALDELESIYAEAGVSLPGLAVRRYDEVRAFHESVIRNRRDYLAGELETARQRVAGREKKKDILDERRSIVMNLLQSHGALDQFSQLQTETSRLESEVETLRRRFEAAEQLESTKNELDIERNRLTLRLRRDFAEQNSRLAEAILAFEQTSERLYESAGSMTVEETSNGPKFQFPMQGSRSKGIKNMQIFCFDMMLMRLCAKRGIGPGFLVHDSHLFDGVDGRQVVSALKVGAETAEELGFQYIVTMNEDDAFKESADGFDIHQYVLPVVLTDAKEDGGLFGIRF; encoded by the coding sequence ATGATTCATCGTATCTTTAGTAGTCTGTCAACCTTTAAGGAGCTGGAATTTCACGCTGGCCTGAATATTCTTATCGCAAAAAAAGAATCAGGATCAACAGATAAGCAGACTCGTAACCGGGCCGGAAAAACCAGCCTGATTGAGATTATTCATTTTCTCTCCGGGGCGAATGTCCTCAAAGATTCCATTTTTCGCTCCGAAAGCCTCAAAGATGAATCTTTCGGAATAACCTTTGATCTCAACGGCGAGAAAGTTACCGCAATACGTTCTGACAAAGAAAAGTCAAAACTGCATGTCCAGGGGAGCAGTTTTTTAACCGGCAGGAACCAATTGACAAATTCCGAGTGGATCACTCTGCTTGGTGAAAGAATGTTCCGTTTGCAGGACATTGCCGACAACACAGGACGCAGACCAACTTTTCGTACCCTCTTTCCTTATTTTGTCCGCCGCCAAAACAGCAATGCCTTCACAACGCCGGAAAAACAGGCCGTCATGCAGCAACCGGCAGATATTCAAATAGCTCTATTATACCTTTTTAATCTTGATTGGCAAATCGCCAGTGACTGGCAGAAGGTTCGAGACCGTGAAAAGAACCTGAAAGAGTTGAAAAAGGCTGCAGAAAGCGGCGCACTGGATAAGCTCATAGGCAAGGCGTCTGATCTGCGTACCAGCCTGACAGTTGCTGAGGCTCGGCTCAAAGAGATGAAGGAGAGACTGGCAGAGTTTCATGTTCTTCCACGATATAGAGAGCTTGAAAAAGAGGCTGACCAGCTTACCCGTCAGATCAACGAACTTGTAAATTCCAATGTGATTGATACTGGTACAATCCGAGATTTAGAAACCGCCATGCAGTCAGAGGCACCGCCAGCTCTTGATGAGCTAGAGAGTATCTATGCCGAGGCAGGCGTTTCTTTGCCCGGACTTGCTGTGAGACGGTACGATGAGGTGCGAGCCTTTCATGAATCCGTCATTCGTAACCGCCGTGACTATCTTGCCGGTGAACTTGAGACTGCTAGGCAACGTGTTGCAGGACGGGAAAAGAAAAAAGACATTCTTGACGAGCGTCGCTCTATTGTTATGAATTTGCTTCAAAGTCACGGTGCATTAGATCAGTTTTCTCAACTTCAGACCGAGACCTCCCGCCTGGAGAGCGAAGTGGAAACTTTGCGTCGCCGATTTGAGGCTGCTGAACAGCTTGAAAGCACTAAAAACGAACTTGATATTGAACGTAATCGTCTCACTCTCCGTCTTCGTCGGGATTTCGCTGAACAGAATTCTCGCCTTGCCGAGGCTATTCTTGCCTTTGAACAAACTTCCGAACGACTTTATGAATCTGCTGGCAGCATGACTGTGGAAGAAACATCTAACGGCCCAAAATTTCAGTTTCCCATGCAGGGTTCCCGCAGTAAGGGGATCAAAAATATGCAGATTTTCTGTTTTGATATGATGCTCATGCGTCTTTGCGCCAAACGCGGTATTGGTCCAGGATTTCTCGTTCATGACAGTCATTTGTTCGATGGAGTAGACGGTCGGCAGGTTGTCAGTGCCCTCAAGGTCGGAGCCGAGACAGCGGAAGAATTGGGATTTCAGTATATTGTCACTATGAATGAAGATGACGCATTCAAGGAAAGTGCGGATGGGTTCGATATTCATCAATATGTCCTTCCTGTTGTTCTTACAGATGCGAAGGAAGATGGAGGTTTGTTTGGTATCCGCTTCTGA
- a CDS encoding GAF domain-containing protein: MTLSLPDDEPERLKALKQYNILDTTPEQAFDDITLLASFICETPISLITLLDETRQWFKAKVGLAVSETPREVAFCNHALNQPEMLIIEDARRDERFSGNPLVTGDPNIRFYAGSQLVTPDGYPLGTLCVIDQQPRELSPDQLQALEALSRQVISQLELRRASSELQQANTKQNTLIAELQEALSRIETLEGMIPICAHCKKIRDDKGYWHQVEVYISQLSSADFDFSHGICPDCMQTLYPEFHEPRDKS; this comes from the coding sequence ATGACTCTTTCACTTCCTGATGATGAACCGGAGCGACTCAAGGCCCTGAAGCAGTATAATATCCTGGATACAACGCCGGAGCAGGCATTTGACGACATCACCCTGCTGGCCTCTTTTATCTGCGAGACCCCGATTTCCCTTATTACCCTGCTTGATGAAACCCGTCAGTGGTTTAAGGCAAAGGTCGGGCTTGCGGTTTCCGAAACCCCGCGCGAGGTCGCCTTTTGCAATCATGCCCTGAACCAGCCTGAAATGCTCATCATTGAGGATGCACGCAGGGATGAACGTTTTTCAGGCAATCCGCTTGTCACCGGCGACCCAAATATCAGATTTTACGCAGGTTCCCAGCTTGTTACCCCTGATGGCTATCCGCTCGGCACACTCTGCGTGATTGATCAACAGCCTCGCGAGCTCAGCCCTGACCAACTCCAGGCTCTGGAGGCCTTATCCCGCCAAGTTATCTCTCAACTGGAGCTGCGTCGCGCATCTTCAGAATTACAGCAGGCTAACACAAAGCAGAATACTCTCATCGCTGAGCTGCAAGAGGCTCTCAGTCGCATCGAGACTCTGGAGGGCATGATTCCTATCTGCGCCCATTGTAAAAAAATCCGCGATGACAAAGGGTACTGGCACCAGGTGGAGGTTTATATCAGTCAGCTCTCTTCGGCTGATTTTGATTTTTCCCACGGGATCTGTCCTGATTGCATGCAGACGCTTTATCCGGAGTTTCATGAGCCGAGAGATAAATCCTAA